In Rahnella variigena, one DNA window encodes the following:
- a CDS encoding ATP-dependent endonuclease translates to MYLERIDIVGFRGINRLSLTLTQPAQRGASITGASRQGEGESFPTNTVLIGENAWGKSSLLDALTLLLSPEPKLYCFKEEDFYFPAGEEESKSQYLHVVFTFCENQAGHHMSPRFNSLSPLWVKCADKLNRIYYRLEGELDDDGSVMTLRSFLSSNGQPLNLTTIDPLAQALIRLNPVLRLRDARFIRRLRSETLAPRLAANNEELAKQLDELTRELVHSPQTLKNSELRSGLSAMQQLLEHYFAEQGTSNSVPWQQKRHGRAESRRAWRSLDNINRMIAEPNSRSMRVMLLGMFSTLLQAKGSVVLHPDARPLLLIEDPETRLHPIMLSVAWGLLDQLPLQRITTTNSGDLLSLVPVEQICRLVRESGRVAAYGIGPEGLSLEDSRRIAFHIRFNRPSSLFARCWLLVEGETEVWLLNQLARQCGYHFESEGIKVIEFAQCGLKPLLRFARQMGIEWHALVDGDEAGRKYAATVMANVESHEDTLRYRLTALPAQDIEYFLYREGFEDVYRKNAGIPDNAPMSPRRILDKAVHRSSKPDLAIDVAMAASLRGTSSIPPLLRQMFSRVAWLARGRAD, encoded by the coding sequence ATGTATCTGGAACGTATTGATATTGTCGGTTTTCGCGGGATTAACCGCCTGTCTTTAACGCTGACACAGCCCGCTCAACGTGGCGCATCCATTACCGGCGCCTCCCGACAGGGGGAGGGCGAATCCTTTCCGACCAACACCGTTCTCATCGGTGAGAATGCCTGGGGTAAATCCAGTCTGCTCGACGCGTTAACTCTGCTGCTTTCTCCGGAACCCAAACTGTACTGCTTTAAAGAAGAGGATTTCTATTTCCCCGCCGGCGAGGAGGAATCAAAATCCCAGTACCTGCACGTGGTATTTACGTTCTGTGAGAATCAGGCTGGTCATCATATGTCGCCGCGGTTTAATTCACTCTCACCGCTTTGGGTGAAATGTGCCGACAAGCTCAACCGGATTTATTACCGGCTGGAAGGCGAACTCGACGACGATGGCAGCGTCATGACGCTGCGCAGCTTCCTGTCGTCCAACGGTCAGCCTTTAAATCTGACGACGATTGATCCGCTGGCGCAGGCGCTGATCCGCCTCAATCCGGTATTACGTTTACGCGATGCGCGTTTTATCCGCCGTCTGCGCAGTGAAACACTGGCGCCACGGCTGGCGGCTAATAACGAAGAACTGGCTAAACAACTGGATGAACTGACACGGGAGCTGGTCCACAGCCCGCAGACGCTGAAAAACAGCGAACTGCGTAGCGGGCTTTCGGCGATGCAGCAGTTGCTGGAACATTATTTTGCCGAGCAGGGGACATCGAACAGCGTGCCGTGGCAGCAAAAACGTCATGGCCGCGCAGAAAGCCGCCGGGCGTGGCGTTCTCTGGATAACATCAACCGTATGATTGCCGAACCCAACAGCCGCAGTATGCGGGTGATGCTGCTTGGCATGTTCTCGACGCTGTTACAGGCCAAAGGCTCAGTGGTGTTGCATCCCGATGCCAGACCGCTGTTGCTTATCGAAGACCCCGAAACCCGCCTGCATCCGATCATGCTTTCTGTGGCGTGGGGCCTGCTGGATCAGCTGCCGTTGCAGCGGATCACCACCACCAATTCCGGCGATTTGCTCTCACTGGTACCGGTCGAACAAATTTGTCGTCTGGTGCGTGAATCCGGTCGCGTGGCGGCGTATGGCATTGGTCCGGAAGGGCTGAGTCTGGAAGACAGCCGCCGCATTGCGTTTCATATTCGCTTTAACCGGCCGTCTTCTTTGTTCGCCCGTTGCTGGTTGCTGGTTGAAGGGGAAACGGAAGTCTGGTTGCTGAATCAGCTGGCGCGGCAATGTGGTTATCATTTTGAATCTGAAGGGATAAAGGTGATCGAATTTGCTCAGTGCGGGCTTAAGCCGTTGCTGCGTTTTGCCCGACAAATGGGCATTGAATGGCATGCGCTGGTCGATGGTGATGAAGCGGGGCGAAAATACGCGGCGACGGTGATGGCTAATGTGGAAAGCCATGAAGATACGTTGCGTTACCGGCTGACGGCCTTACCCGCTCAGGACATTGAATACTTTCTGTATCGCGAGGGTTTTGAAGATGTTTACCGCAAGAATGCGGGAATACCGGATAACGCGCCAATGTCGCCAAGGCGCATTCTTGATAAAGCTGTTCACCGTAGTTCGAAGCCGGATCTGGCAATAGACGTGGCGATGGCGGCATCGTTACGGGGAACCTCATCGATTCCCCCGTTGCTGCGACAGATGTTTTCCCGCGTGGCCTGGCTGGCGCGCGGGAGAGCCGATTAA
- a CDS encoding lysine exporter LysO family protein, with the protein MYSGLLIILLPLIAGYLIPLKNRPLLHIVNQLLSWMVYVILFIMGISLAFLDNLSTNLLLIFKYAAVCFLCIFVMNYAALWLLERRRPWKSEHKQEKLPSRIHMALESLKLCGVVIGGFALGLTQWHWLTFASQASEIALLFLLALVGIQLRNSSMTLRQIILNRRGMMVGVVVAVSALAGGAIAALLLGLPLKTGLALASGYGWYSLSGIVLTDSFGPVIGSAAFFNDLARELCAIMLIPTLVRTSRSTALGLCGATSMDFTLPVLQRSGGLDMVPPAVVHGFVLSLIAPVLMAFFSA; encoded by the coding sequence ATGTATTCCGGGCTGTTAATTATTCTCCTGCCGCTGATCGCCGGCTACCTTATTCCGCTAAAAAACCGGCCCCTGCTGCATATTGTTAATCAGTTGCTGAGCTGGATGGTGTACGTCATCCTTTTCATTATGGGCATCAGTCTGGCTTTCCTCGATAATCTCAGCACAAATTTACTGCTGATTTTCAAATATGCGGCGGTCTGTTTCCTGTGCATTTTTGTGATGAACTACGCCGCGTTGTGGCTGCTCGAACGCCGCCGTCCGTGGAAATCAGAGCACAAACAGGAAAAACTGCCGTCGCGTATTCACATGGCGCTGGAATCGTTGAAGTTATGCGGCGTGGTGATCGGTGGTTTCGCCCTCGGCCTGACCCAATGGCACTGGCTGACCTTCGCCTCGCAGGCCAGCGAAATTGCGCTGTTATTCCTGCTGGCACTGGTCGGCATACAGCTTCGCAACAGCAGCATGACGCTGCGCCAGATTATCCTTAACCGTCGCGGAATGATGGTCGGGGTGGTGGTCGCCGTCAGTGCGTTAGCCGGTGGTGCAATCGCCGCGTTATTGCTCGGCCTGCCGCTGAAAACCGGTCTGGCGCTCGCCTCCGGCTACGGCTGGTATTCGCTTTCCGGCATTGTGCTTACCGATTCTTTTGGCCCGGTGATCGGCAGCGCCGCGTTCTTTAACGATCTGGCCCGCGAACTGTGCGCCATTATGCTGATCCCGACACTGGTGCGTACCAGCCGCTCGACGGCGCTCGGCTTGTGCGGTGCCACGTCAATGGACTTCACCCTGCCGGTGCTACAGCGCAGTGGCGGCCTGGATATGGTCCCACCCGCCGTCGTTCATGGATTCGTATTAAGCCTGATAGCGCCTGTGCTGATGGCATTCTTCTCCGCCTGA
- the hcp gene encoding hydroxylamine reductase, translating to MFCVQCEQTVRTPAGNGCAYAQGMCGKTAETSDLQDLLVAVLEGLSAWALAARGYGIIDEEIDSFAPRAFFSTLTNVNFDSDRIVGYAREAIIHRESLAVRCRLMDPQITVSHPLAALELVSDSLHELQQQAQQFALNGDKAQIGDDIHGLRMLCLYGLKGAAAYMEHAHVLGQSDPAIYAEYHRLMAWLGTQPADMGELLANAMAIGKMNFGVMEILDKGETDAYGHPQPTNVNVRPLAGKAILISGHDLKDLQMLLEQTAGTGINIYTHGEMLPAHGYPELKKFPHLAGNYGSGWQNQQVEFAKFPGPVVMTSNCIIDPNVGNYGDRIWTRSIVGWPGVQHLEGEDFAPVIAQALQLQGFRYSEIEQEITVGFGRQTLLGAADTVIDLVAAKKLRHIFLIGGCDGSRGERSYFTDLARSVPQDCLIMTLACGKYRFNKLDFGSIEGLPRLLDVGQCNDAYSAIILAVNLAEKLGCGVNDLPLSLVLSWFEQKAIVILLTLLSLGVKNIATGPTAPAFLTDNLLAILNEKFGLRAITSVEQDLKTMLPE from the coding sequence ATGTTTTGTGTGCAATGTGAACAAACAGTCCGTACCCCGGCGGGCAATGGCTGCGCTTATGCGCAGGGAATGTGTGGCAAAACGGCAGAAACCTCTGATTTACAAGACTTACTGGTCGCCGTGCTCGAAGGCCTGTCCGCCTGGGCGCTGGCCGCACGAGGCTACGGGATTATCGATGAAGAGATCGACAGCTTCGCGCCCCGTGCCTTTTTCTCCACCCTGACTAATGTGAATTTCGACTCTGACCGCATCGTCGGCTATGCCCGTGAAGCCATAATCCACCGCGAATCTCTGGCCGTGCGTTGCCGCCTGATGGATCCGCAAATCACCGTCAGCCATCCGCTGGCGGCGCTGGAACTGGTCAGCGATAGCCTCCATGAGCTGCAACAACAGGCGCAGCAGTTTGCGCTGAACGGCGACAAAGCGCAGATTGGCGATGACATTCATGGCCTGCGGATGCTGTGTTTGTACGGCCTGAAAGGTGCAGCGGCGTATATGGAACATGCCCACGTTCTGGGGCAGTCTGACCCCGCCATTTACGCCGAATATCACCGTCTGATGGCGTGGCTAGGCACGCAGCCTGCGGACATGGGTGAACTGCTCGCAAACGCGATGGCAATCGGCAAAATGAACTTTGGTGTGATGGAAATTCTGGATAAGGGCGAAACCGATGCCTATGGTCACCCTCAGCCGACCAACGTCAATGTCCGTCCGCTGGCGGGTAAAGCGATTCTGATTTCAGGCCACGACCTGAAAGATTTGCAGATGCTGCTCGAGCAAACCGCCGGTACCGGCATCAATATTTATACCCACGGCGAAATGCTGCCGGCACACGGTTATCCTGAACTGAAAAAATTCCCGCATCTGGCCGGTAACTACGGCAGCGGCTGGCAAAATCAGCAGGTGGAATTCGCGAAATTCCCGGGGCCGGTGGTGATGACGTCCAACTGCATTATTGACCCGAACGTCGGCAACTACGGCGACCGGATCTGGACACGCAGCATCGTCGGCTGGCCGGGCGTCCAGCATCTGGAAGGTGAAGATTTTGCGCCAGTGATTGCGCAGGCCTTGCAGCTTCAGGGCTTCCGTTACAGCGAAATTGAGCAGGAAATAACGGTCGGATTTGGCCGCCAGACATTGCTCGGCGCGGCGGATACCGTGATTGATCTCGTCGCCGCTAAAAAACTGCGCCATATCTTCCTGATCGGCGGGTGCGACGGCAGCCGCGGCGAGCGCAGTTACTTCACCGATCTGGCACGCAGCGTGCCGCAGGATTGCCTGATCATGACGCTGGCCTGTGGCAAATACCGTTTTAACAAACTGGATTTCGGTTCCATCGAAGGCCTGCCGCGCCTGCTGGACGTCGGCCAGTGTAACGACGCCTACTCTGCCATTATTCTTGCGGTCAATCTGGCCGAGAAATTAGGCTGCGGTGTGAATGATTTACCGCTGAGTCTGGTGCTTTCCTGGTTTGAACAAAAAGCCATTGTGATCCTGCTGACGCTGCTCTCGCTCGGCGTAAAAAATATCGCTACCGGCCCGACGGCACCTGCCTTCCTGACCGATAACCTGCTGGCAATCCTGAATGAAAAATTTGGCCTGCGCGCAATCACTTCGGTTGAGCAGGATCTGAAAACCATGCTGCCGGAGTAA
- the hcr gene encoding NADH oxidoreductase, with translation MNFPLFPDQPTALCQNRMQVYSVTQETPDVRTLALINHDVYPYRPGQFALVNIGQSGDVQRAYTLSSTPGQSRFIQLTVRRIEGGAGSEWLNEQVKPGDYLWLSDAQGEFTCDTEQPLLLLAAGCGVTPVMSITRDVLAHHPAQSVQVFYSVRSPQDIIFASEWQQLAARYPQLNLTLLAENGALPGQIAGRLSQDLLQSRVPDIQTRRVMICGPAPYMQLAGDWAKELGVAAGNIVKEQFQATETVVSADQQLTLTRLTPLQNYRVPVGTTLLAAMEQHNLPVTAACRAGVCGSCKTRILSGDYQTTSRMTLTDEEVARGYVLACSCQLQGDVTLA, from the coding sequence ATGAATTTTCCTTTATTTCCCGATCAGCCGACCGCGCTGTGCCAGAACCGCATGCAGGTGTATTCCGTCACGCAGGAAACACCGGATGTCCGCACGCTGGCGCTGATAAATCACGATGTGTATCCGTATCGTCCTGGTCAGTTTGCGCTGGTCAATATTGGTCAGAGTGGCGACGTACAGCGCGCATATACGCTGTCTTCCACACCGGGTCAGAGCCGTTTTATTCAGCTGACGGTGCGCCGCATTGAAGGAGGCGCAGGTTCAGAGTGGCTGAATGAGCAGGTAAAACCCGGTGATTATCTGTGGTTGAGTGACGCGCAAGGGGAATTCACCTGCGACACGGAACAGCCCTTGCTATTACTGGCTGCAGGTTGCGGCGTAACGCCGGTGATGTCGATCACGCGCGATGTTCTGGCACATCATCCGGCGCAAAGCGTGCAGGTGTTTTACAGCGTGCGCAGCCCGCAGGACATTATCTTTGCCAGCGAATGGCAGCAGCTGGCGGCGCGCTATCCGCAACTGAATCTGACCCTTCTTGCTGAAAATGGTGCACTGCCGGGGCAAATCGCCGGGCGTCTGAGTCAGGATTTGCTGCAAAGCCGGGTGCCAGATATTCAGACACGACGCGTGATGATTTGTGGCCCCGCGCCCTATATGCAACTGGCGGGTGACTGGGCAAAAGAACTCGGTGTGGCGGCGGGCAACATCGTCAAAGAGCAATTTCAGGCGACTGAAACCGTGGTATCTGCCGATCAGCAACTGACCCTGACCCGCCTGACGCCTTTGCAAAATTACCGCGTTCCGGTGGGAACGACATTGCTGGCTGCCATGGAACAGCACAATTTACCTGTCACCGCTGCCTGCCGTGCAGGCGTCTGCGGCAGTTGTAAAACCCGGATACTTTCCGGTGATTACCAGACTACCAGCCGCATGACGCTGACCGATGAAGAAGTCGCCCGGGGTTATGTGCTGGCCTGTAGCTGTCAGCTTCAGGGTGACGTCACCCTCGCCTGA